A genomic region of Nostoc sp. UHCC 0702 contains the following coding sequences:
- a CDS encoding response regulator yields MSTTPTDSYRLGHKLHPLSLLAQLTSRHATGCLHVFTVTGSWLINLEEGKLTYASYSDQLFERLDSHLRQLSQKIPTLNSATRVQMRLMFEPKNENQSIPYADYQGICWLVNQEYLSHTQAAKLIEGLAKEVLQSFLVVKEGSYEFSSESLWDELPKFCYLDLRLLVEYCQRQLRHRTNIQSPVHGAGNSQVLPTAKLPQSQSPLANGQQLLRQKILEPLQKRNTTTGSSIVQKSLYTIACIDDSQTVLNSINLFLEGNPFTVVTINDPVKALMQILRSKPDLILLDVEMPNLDGYELCSLLRKHSAFKNIPIIMVTGRTGFIDRAKAKLVRASGYLTKPFTQSDLLKIVFKHIG; encoded by the coding sequence ATGAGTACAACTCCTACAGATAGCTACCGATTGGGCCATAAACTACATCCGCTGTCTCTGTTAGCACAATTAACTAGTCGTCATGCTACAGGTTGCTTGCATGTATTTACTGTTACAGGTTCTTGGTTAATTAATTTAGAAGAAGGTAAACTGACTTACGCTTCCTACTCAGATCAACTGTTTGAACGGCTGGATAGTCACTTGCGACAGTTGAGTCAAAAGATCCCGACTCTCAACAGCGCTACTCGCGTACAGATGCGGCTGATGTTTGAACCAAAAAATGAAAATCAGTCAATACCATATGCAGATTATCAAGGTATTTGTTGGTTAGTCAATCAGGAATATCTCAGCCATACGCAAGCGGCAAAACTTATAGAAGGATTGGCTAAAGAAGTATTACAGTCTTTTTTAGTAGTGAAAGAAGGAAGTTATGAATTTTCTTCTGAGAGTTTGTGGGATGAATTACCAAAGTTTTGTTATTTGGACTTGCGGTTATTAGTCGAATATTGTCAAAGGCAGTTACGACATCGGACAAATATTCAATCACCAGTTCATGGTGCAGGTAATTCTCAAGTTTTGCCCACAGCTAAATTACCTCAATCTCAGTCACCATTAGCAAATGGGCAACAATTGCTGAGACAAAAAATTCTGGAACCTCTGCAAAAGAGAAATACAACAACTGGCTCATCAATTGTGCAGAAAAGTCTTTATACAATTGCGTGTATTGATGATAGCCAAACAGTCTTGAATTCTATCAACCTTTTTCTAGAAGGAAATCCATTTACAGTAGTTACAATCAACGACCCAGTAAAAGCTTTAATGCAAATTTTACGCAGCAAACCAGACTTAATTTTGCTAGACGTTGAAATGCCGAATTTAGACGGATACGAGCTATGTTCTTTATTGCGTAAGCATTCAGCTTTTAAGAATATACCAATCATTATGGTGACTGGGAGAACAGGCTTTATCGACAGAGCAAAAGCCAAACTGGTGAGAGCATCCGGCTATCTAACTAAGCCTTTTACACAATCAGATTTGCTCAAAATAGTGTTTAAACACATTGGTTAA
- a CDS encoding response regulator — MSLTLVGTILIVEDSPSELELMSHYLKESGYNVIKASGAKEALEKALLQEPDAIVTDVVMPGMSGFELCRSLKKNPATQKLPIVICSSKNLEIDRLWAMKQGADVYITKPYTREQLLRAIKSVVF; from the coding sequence GTGAGTCTTACCTTGGTTGGCACAATTTTAATTGTAGAAGATTCGCCCAGCGAATTGGAACTAATGAGCCATTATCTTAAAGAAAGTGGTTACAACGTGATTAAAGCTAGTGGTGCTAAAGAAGCTTTAGAAAAAGCTTTGTTACAAGAGCCAGATGCAATTGTTACTGATGTAGTTATGCCAGGGATGAGTGGATTTGAGTTATGTCGGTCTCTGAAAAAAAATCCGGCAACTCAAAAATTACCAATAGTAATTTGTAGTTCTAAAAATTTGGAAATTGACCGCTTGTGGGCAATGAAACAAGGTGCTGATGTTTATATAACTAAGCCATATACACGCGAGCAACTATTACGCGCTATTAAATCAGTGGTGTTTTAA
- a CDS encoding purine-binding chemotaxis protein CheW produces the protein MNNAQMILTAKKTKNNLLDGYLKFQLNQQTTAVLSMKHTQEAVILPIEAVTSMPNMPACILGLMNWRNRIIWAVDLPRLLNLEALDHKLWQYNVVVIKVESLLLGLVVQEIKGTTKFMPDDIRSPVGQVASSLVPYLRGCVVQEEETLLVLDAQAIVDSSILRND, from the coding sequence ATGAATAATGCTCAAATGATCCTGACTGCAAAAAAAACAAAAAATAACTTATTAGATGGTTATCTCAAATTTCAGCTAAATCAACAGACAACTGCTGTTTTATCAATGAAGCACACGCAAGAAGCGGTAATTTTGCCTATTGAAGCTGTAACTTCGATGCCAAATATGCCTGCTTGCATTTTGGGTTTAATGAATTGGCGCAATCGGATAATTTGGGCTGTTGATCTGCCCAGGTTGCTGAATTTAGAAGCTTTAGATCATAAATTGTGGCAGTACAATGTGGTTGTGATTAAAGTCGAATCACTGCTTTTGGGCTTAGTTGTTCAAGAAATAAAAGGTACAACTAAATTCATGCCTGATGATATTCGTTCACCTGTAGGACAAGTCGCATCTAGTTTAGTGCCTTATTTACGTGGGTGTGTTGTGCAAGAAGAAGAAACCTTGTTGGTTTTAGATGCACAAGCTATTGTAGATTCTTCTATTCTCCGCAATGATTAG
- a CDS encoding methyl-accepting chemotaxis protein, producing MFHKTDMPKSSDAQNRAGFISSPQLPDSMVELSSKPDIATVDGSVWSRAVAYLQRLSFSQKATILAIAISTIPTLGIGAIAYTLINKSITQQITQSQQAAAIDLTNTVNRFMLGRYRDIQVLANLPFLTNAKIIARTSDEEKQAVLNRLVEAYKVYNSIAVVDLEGNLIVQSRGEPLDNQKDRNYFQETLQKDTAIISKPEKSNQTNVVSIDISAPVKDSNTGNTIAVVKASVPVTSLGEVIQNYTSKGQQYHLLDSSGKVFLTPQKEFMGKDAKAEYPGLAQVLAVKKIDTFTTVQKNHKKQELVSYIPSTKLEGLPNLNWQILLSTDTAIAFAPQRQLLWTIAIATILIAAIVGAIATWIAKGVTQPILNATLGKGEVNTPLETPKADESEVLNANINHASTQLPGLVTEQPQTAQVSPEALQQQLLELLNNVEGAARGDLTVRADVTTGEIGTVADFFNSIVESLRDIVTQVKQAATQVNGAIGSNETAIRQLAEEALIQAAEINRTLDAVDKMTHSMQAVAASAQQAAKVANHAADNAAKSGQAMDFTVQNILSLRETVGDTAKKVKRLGESSQQISRVVSLINQIAMQTNLLAINASIEAARAGEEGQGFAVVAEEVGELAARSAAATQEIEEIVENIQRETNEVVQAMEIGTIQVVDGTRIVEEAKENLSQILDVSRQIDLLIQSISTATASQVETSQTVSQLMKDIAAISQRTSDSSRQVSQSLQETVEISHQLQETVETFKVS from the coding sequence ATGTTTCATAAAACTGACATGCCTAAGAGTAGTGATGCTCAAAATCGAGCAGGTTTCATTTCATCCCCACAGCTTCCTGATAGTATGGTAGAGCTATCAAGTAAGCCTGATATTGCAACAGTTGATGGTTCTGTGTGGAGTCGTGCAGTAGCTTACTTGCAGCGACTCAGCTTCAGTCAAAAAGCCACAATTTTAGCGATCGCCATTAGCACTATACCAACATTGGGCATAGGAGCGATCGCTTATACTTTGATTAATAAATCAATTACTCAGCAAATTACTCAATCTCAACAAGCCGCAGCTATTGACTTAACCAACACAGTCAACCGTTTTATGTTGGGAAGATATAGAGATATTCAAGTACTGGCAAATCTGCCATTTTTGACAAATGCCAAAATTATCGCTAGAACCAGCGATGAAGAAAAGCAAGCTGTCCTAAATCGGCTTGTGGAAGCTTACAAAGTTTATAACAGCATTGCTGTTGTGGATCTTGAAGGTAACTTGATTGTTCAATCTCGCGGTGAACCTCTAGATAATCAAAAAGACCGCAACTATTTTCAAGAAACTCTACAAAAAGATACAGCTATTATTAGTAAGCCGGAAAAATCAAATCAGACTAATGTAGTGAGTATTGATATATCTGCACCAGTTAAAGATAGTAACACGGGCAACACCATCGCTGTAGTAAAAGCAAGTGTGCCTGTCACATCTTTAGGAGAAGTGATTCAAAACTATACAAGCAAAGGACAACAATATCATTTACTCGATAGCTCAGGCAAAGTTTTCCTGACTCCACAAAAAGAATTCATGGGGAAAGATGCAAAAGCAGAGTATCCCGGTTTAGCTCAAGTATTGGCAGTTAAGAAAATCGATACTTTTACAACAGTTCAAAAAAATCATAAAAAGCAAGAATTAGTCAGCTACATTCCATCTACAAAACTCGAAGGTTTACCAAATTTAAACTGGCAAATACTTTTATCCACAGATACAGCAATTGCTTTTGCACCTCAAAGACAATTGTTGTGGACAATAGCGATCGCTACAATATTAATAGCAGCAATTGTGGGAGCGATCGCCACTTGGATAGCCAAGGGTGTCACACAACCAATTCTCAATGCAACTCTAGGTAAAGGTGAAGTTAATACTCCTCTGGAAACACCAAAAGCAGATGAGTCAGAAGTATTGAATGCAAATATTAACCATGCGTCCACGCAATTACCAGGCTTGGTGACAGAACAACCACAAACAGCCCAAGTCTCTCCAGAAGCACTGCAACAACAACTTTTAGAACTACTCAACAACGTAGAAGGTGCAGCTAGAGGTGATTTGACAGTGCGTGCAGACGTAACCACTGGAGAAATTGGCACTGTTGCTGACTTTTTTAACTCCATCGTCGAAAGTTTGCGAGATATTGTCACCCAAGTTAAACAAGCTGCTACCCAGGTAAATGGCGCAATTGGTTCTAACGAAACAGCCATTCGCCAATTAGCAGAGGAAGCACTCATCCAAGCCGCCGAAATCAACCGCACCCTGGATGCTGTTGACAAAATGACCCATTCTATGCAGGCTGTAGCTGCAAGCGCCCAACAAGCTGCAAAAGTTGCCAACCATGCTGCTGACAATGCTGCCAAGAGTGGACAAGCAATGGATTTTACAGTGCAAAACATCCTTTCATTAAGAGAAACCGTTGGTGATACTGCCAAGAAAGTCAAACGTCTGGGAGAATCTTCTCAACAAATATCGCGCGTGGTGTCCTTGATTAACCAAATCGCCATGCAAACCAACTTACTCGCCATCAACGCCAGCATTGAAGCAGCCCGTGCTGGTGAAGAAGGACAAGGTTTTGCTGTTGTTGCAGAAGAAGTAGGCGAACTGGCAGCCCGCAGTGCCGCAGCAACTCAAGAAATTGAAGAAATTGTCGAAAATATCCAACGGGAAACCAACGAAGTGGTGCAGGCAATGGAAATAGGCACAATTCAAGTGGTAGATGGTACTCGAATTGTGGAAGAGGCTAAGGAAAATTTGAGTCAAATTTTAGATGTATCGCGTCAAATTGACTTGTTAATACAATCGATTTCTACTGCAACTGCATCTCAGGTAGAAACATCACAAACTGTTAGCCAACTGATGAAAGATATCGCTGCCATCTCACAACGTACCAGCGATTCTTCACGCCAAGTTTCCCAATCTCTGCAAGAAACTGTGGAGATTTCTCATCAATTACAAGAGACTGTAGAGACTTTTAAAGTTAGTTAG